The following are encoded in a window of Roseimaritima ulvae genomic DNA:
- a CDS encoding Y-family DNA polymerase yields MGPPATTPPPVPPPLLAPHKPRPRRLCIWLPNWPIQRWRREEGIPPEAGLPPTELVLWMLDPRRGRVVVAASDDAMACGLRPQMPLVEARSLLQQRFAWLQEGAGQAHPTGQAHQAHQADQARQAGGPEKPSPSGVVVCQYDPAADRAGLRQLAEVLSLQISPLVALEPLEKARWAGQLLHQPQALLLDVSGIGELFGDEQKLLQQTASLLDQQGFSAQLAITSSVGSAWAIAHYGSPHSGRRQHGCLTWLVPAGETETALAELPVIALRIAVDAAEKLHRLGIRRVDELLRLPRSGLATRLGSGLLQRIDQALGTVDQTLPVHHAAAEDVVSTDLEYPTYATDLLKHRIEQLVKQLAAGLASRQQGALRLTCRLDLQAHQSQRMQLGLFAPTADADHLTGLLHSVFEQQRLTARVHRIVLAAPLTGPLRMHQRSLLTAHGGEGQGDAAALAKLIDGLSGRLGGERVLGVRRSSNPLPEQAFQTSVLTGRRAQRNAAASNTRSRETRASDTRAGADRPPTLAAEIPLRRPLDLLRQPQPIEASQLHRDGWPQQIKLRRWPAAQGVNRAWGPERIETGWWQGPSIRRDYFRLETEAGQWLWVYRQLGQNSWWLHGWFG; encoded by the coding sequence ATGGGTCCTCCAGCCACCACACCGCCGCCCGTCCCGCCGCCGTTGCTGGCCCCACACAAGCCGCGGCCCAGGCGACTATGCATCTGGCTGCCCAACTGGCCCATCCAAAGGTGGCGCCGCGAAGAAGGCATTCCGCCTGAGGCAGGTCTGCCGCCCACCGAACTGGTCCTGTGGATGCTCGATCCGCGCCGCGGCCGCGTGGTCGTGGCCGCCTCGGACGATGCGATGGCCTGCGGGCTGCGTCCCCAAATGCCGCTGGTGGAAGCCCGCTCGTTGCTGCAACAACGATTCGCTTGGCTGCAGGAAGGCGCCGGACAAGCCCACCCAACAGGACAAGCCCACCAAGCACACCAAGCAGATCAAGCACGCCAAGCAGGCGGGCCGGAAAAGCCGAGCCCATCAGGGGTAGTCGTTTGCCAATACGATCCGGCGGCCGATCGCGCCGGTTTGCGGCAGTTGGCCGAAGTTTTATCGTTGCAGATCAGTCCGCTGGTGGCGCTCGAGCCGCTGGAGAAGGCTCGCTGGGCCGGGCAATTGCTTCACCAGCCGCAGGCCCTGTTGCTGGACGTGAGCGGGATCGGCGAACTATTTGGCGATGAACAAAAACTGCTCCAGCAAACCGCCTCGCTGCTGGACCAACAGGGCTTCTCCGCTCAGCTAGCCATCACCTCCAGTGTCGGTTCCGCGTGGGCGATTGCGCATTACGGTTCACCGCACTCGGGCAGGCGACAACACGGTTGTTTGACCTGGCTGGTACCGGCCGGCGAAACCGAAACGGCGCTCGCCGAGCTGCCCGTCATCGCCCTGCGGATTGCGGTCGATGCCGCCGAAAAATTGCACCGGCTGGGCATCCGCCGCGTCGACGAACTGCTGCGTCTGCCGCGCAGCGGGCTGGCCACACGGTTGGGCAGCGGTTTGCTGCAACGTATCGATCAAGCCTTGGGCACGGTCGACCAGACTTTGCCCGTGCATCATGCGGCGGCCGAAGACGTGGTGTCGACGGATTTGGAATACCCCACCTACGCCACCGACCTACTGAAACACCGCATTGAGCAGTTGGTAAAACAGCTGGCCGCTGGTTTGGCCAGCCGGCAACAGGGAGCGCTGCGGCTGACCTGCCGTCTGGACCTGCAAGCTCACCAATCCCAGCGAATGCAGCTGGGGCTGTTTGCTCCCACGGCCGACGCCGACCACCTGACGGGATTGTTGCACAGCGTGTTCGAACAACAACGCTTAACCGCTCGCGTCCACCGAATCGTGTTGGCGGCCCCGCTGACGGGTCCGCTGAGAATGCACCAACGCAGCCTGCTGACAGCTCACGGGGGCGAGGGGCAGGGCGATGCCGCGGCGCTGGCCAAGCTGATCGATGGGTTAAGCGGCCGCCTGGGGGGCGAACGCGTCCTGGGCGTGCGGCGCAGCAGCAACCCGCTGCCCGAACAAGCTTTCCAGACCAGCGTGTTGACCGGTCGGCGAGCGCAGCGCAACGCGGCGGCGAGCAACACGCGGTCAAGGGAAACACGGGCAAGTGATACACGGGCGGGCGCCGATCGTCCGCCGACGCTGGCAGCCGAAATCCCGCTGCGGCGTCCCTTGGACCTGCTGCGACAGCCGCAACCGATCGAAGCGTCACAGCTGCACCGCGACGGCTGGCCGCAACAAATCAAGCTGCGGCGTTGGCCGGCCGCGCAGGGCGTCAATCGAGCTTGGGGGCCCGAACGGATTGAAACCGGTTGGTGGCAGGGCCCCTCGATCCGCCGCGATTACTTCCGCCTGGAAACCGAAGCCGGCCAATGGTTATGGGTCTACCGCCAACTGGGCCAGAATAGCTGGTGGCTGCACGGCTGGTTCGGGTAG
- the polX gene encoding DNA polymerase/3'-5' exonuclease PolX, with the protein MNNAQIANVFDELADLLEFKGENPFRVRAYRNGSKAIRELEESVAAIIADENRKLADVPGIGKTLAEKSETLLASGSLSQLEDLRAEIPASVLQMVRVPGLGAKKAAALHRELGIDTLAQLRDACERQQVRKLKGFAAKTEQMILQGLEIAEAANERLRWVEADQIVQQLLAHMNRHQGIQRVQPAGSYRRGRETVGDVDLLVVADDRAAVMDHFEAFAGRSETIARGDTKVSMRIGASFQVDMRVVESHQFGAALQYFTGSKEHNVHLRSLAKKRGLKINEYGVFADDEETPLASETEADVYAALELPCFPPEIREDRFEFEWAAAGSLPELITLDQIQGDLHMHTTATDGQATIREMADAAIERGLKYIAITDHSKRVAMAGGLDAERLREQWAMIDEIRPEYEGRLEILKGIECDILEDGSMDLDDEVLSEGDWIIASVHYGQKQPRQQITDRITGALANPYVSIVAHPTGRLINRRPPYDVDMEAVVQAAAEHGKLLELNANPARLDLNEQHLTMAARQGVPIVISTDAHSIDGLDVMKHGIQQARRGGLTAAQVANTKPWQSVDPRR; encoded by the coding sequence ATGAACAACGCCCAAATCGCCAACGTCTTCGACGAACTGGCGGATCTGCTGGAATTCAAGGGAGAAAACCCGTTCCGCGTCCGCGCCTACCGCAACGGTTCCAAGGCGATTCGCGAACTGGAAGAATCCGTGGCCGCGATCATTGCCGATGAGAATCGCAAACTTGCGGATGTCCCCGGGATTGGAAAGACGCTGGCGGAAAAATCCGAAACGCTGTTGGCCAGCGGTTCCCTGTCCCAGCTGGAAGACCTCCGCGCCGAAATCCCGGCCAGCGTGTTACAGATGGTCCGCGTGCCGGGGCTGGGTGCCAAAAAAGCCGCCGCGTTGCATCGTGAACTCGGCATCGACACCCTGGCTCAACTGCGCGACGCCTGTGAGCGACAGCAAGTCCGAAAACTGAAAGGCTTCGCGGCCAAAACCGAGCAGATGATTCTGCAGGGTTTGGAAATCGCCGAAGCTGCCAACGAACGGTTGCGATGGGTAGAAGCCGACCAAATCGTCCAACAACTGCTCGCCCACATGAACCGCCACCAGGGCATCCAACGCGTGCAACCGGCCGGCAGTTATCGCCGCGGCCGGGAAACGGTCGGCGACGTGGATCTGCTGGTCGTGGCCGACGACCGGGCCGCCGTGATGGATCACTTCGAAGCCTTTGCGGGACGATCCGAAACCATCGCTCGAGGTGACACCAAGGTGTCGATGCGGATTGGTGCCTCGTTTCAGGTGGACATGCGGGTGGTTGAGTCCCATCAGTTCGGGGCCGCGCTACAGTACTTTACCGGTTCCAAAGAACACAACGTGCACCTGCGTTCGCTGGCAAAAAAACGCGGACTGAAAATCAATGAGTACGGGGTGTTTGCCGACGACGAGGAAACACCGCTGGCCAGCGAAACCGAAGCGGATGTGTACGCGGCGTTGGAGCTGCCATGCTTTCCACCGGAGATTCGCGAGGATCGATTTGAATTCGAATGGGCGGCCGCCGGTTCGCTGCCCGAGCTGATCACACTGGACCAGATCCAGGGCGATCTGCACATGCACACCACGGCCACCGATGGGCAGGCAACCATCCGCGAAATGGCCGACGCGGCGATCGAGCGGGGGCTGAAATACATCGCCATCACCGATCACTCCAAACGGGTTGCCATGGCCGGCGGTTTGGACGCCGAACGCCTGCGGGAACAATGGGCGATGATCGACGAAATCCGTCCCGAATACGAAGGCCGGCTGGAAATCCTCAAAGGCATCGAATGCGATATCCTGGAAGACGGTTCGATGGACCTGGACGACGAGGTGCTCTCCGAAGGCGACTGGATCATCGCCAGCGTGCACTACGGCCAGAAGCAACCGCGGCAGCAGATCACCGATCGCATCACCGGCGCGCTGGCCAATCCGTATGTCAGCATCGTGGCTCATCCCACGGGGCGGCTGATCAATCGCCGTCCGCCCTACGACGTGGATATGGAAGCCGTCGTACAAGCCGCCGCCGAGCACGGCAAACTGCTGGAGCTGAACGCCAACCCGGCCCGCCTGGATTTGAACGAGCAGCACCTGACGATGGCCGCTCGGCAGGGCGTGCCGATCGTGATCAGCACCGATGCGCATTCGATCGACGGCCTGGACGTGATGAAACATGGCATCCAGCAAGCCCGTCGCGGCGGTTTAACCGCGGCTCAAGTCGCCAATACAAAACCCTGGCAAAGCGTCGATCCGCGGCGTTAG
- a CDS encoding serine hydrolase domain-containing protein codes for MTRDFNRRHFLAAAATATCVPRCVAAAPRVTGVGLPAVDAMMADFMQQHSVTGASLAITRRGRLVHAAGYGLADPDRQTPVTPLHRFRIASVSKPLTAIAILRLCQRRDLKLTDRVVDVLQLRPTDTAFAAITIDHLLHHSGGFDRQASFDPMFRDEDIAKSQQVALPVSQQAIVDYMLDRPLDFIPGSRYAYSNFGYLLLGQVIERVSGDAYEAFVQREILHPCGERRMQLGRTARSQAAENEVVYVADRPDKTYPSVLTPQRQPVAGPYGHYHLEPMAAHGGWLATATGLVRLASALRRFVWAAPLSAASMQTMVRKPDFVDAEKAVHYGCGVQVRSLKNGKHNLWHNGSLDGTNALWVLRHDDLAWCVLFNQRYGRDRKQLCSLIDAPLHRAVDAVSEWPREDLFERYL; via the coding sequence ATGACTCGTGATTTCAACCGCAGGCACTTCCTGGCCGCCGCTGCGACCGCGACTTGCGTCCCCCGCTGCGTTGCGGCCGCACCGCGGGTGACGGGCGTCGGCTTGCCGGCCGTCGACGCGATGATGGCGGACTTTATGCAGCAGCACTCGGTCACCGGAGCTTCTCTGGCGATCACCCGCCGCGGCCGCCTGGTCCACGCGGCTGGATATGGCCTGGCCGATCCAGACAGGCAAACCCCCGTGACGCCGCTGCATCGGTTCCGCATCGCCAGCGTCTCTAAACCGTTAACCGCCATCGCGATCCTGCGACTGTGCCAGCGACGGGACCTGAAGCTAACGGACCGAGTCGTCGACGTGCTGCAGTTGCGTCCGACCGACACGGCTTTCGCAGCGATCACGATCGACCATCTGCTGCACCACAGTGGCGGGTTCGACCGTCAGGCCAGCTTCGACCCGATGTTTCGCGACGAGGACATTGCGAAGTCCCAACAGGTTGCGTTGCCCGTGTCGCAACAAGCGATCGTCGATTACATGCTGGACCGGCCGCTCGACTTTATCCCCGGCAGCCGTTACGCCTATTCGAACTTCGGCTATCTGCTTTTGGGCCAAGTCATCGAACGTGTGAGCGGGGACGCGTACGAAGCGTTCGTGCAGCGGGAAATCCTCCATCCCTGCGGTGAACGTCGCATGCAATTGGGACGAACGGCACGCTCCCAGGCGGCAGAGAACGAAGTCGTCTACGTCGCCGACCGCCCAGACAAAACCTATCCTTCGGTACTGACCCCGCAGCGTCAGCCGGTGGCCGGACCGTACGGTCACTATCACCTGGAACCAATGGCCGCGCATGGTGGTTGGCTGGCCACCGCCACGGGATTGGTCCGTCTGGCGTCGGCACTGCGACGCTTCGTTTGGGCGGCGCCCTTGTCCGCCGCTTCGATGCAAACGATGGTCCGCAAACCGGACTTCGTCGACGCTGAAAAGGCCGTGCATTATGGTTGCGGCGTGCAGGTGCGAAGCTTAAAGAACGGCAAACACAATCTGTGGCACAACGGTTCCTTGGACGGGACCAATGCTCTATGGGTGTTGCGTCACGACGATTTGGCATGGTGCGTCTTGTTCAACCAACGTTACGGCCGCGACCGCAAACAATTATGCTCGCTGATCGACGCGCCGCTGCACCGCGCCGTTGACGCCGTTTCAGAATGGCCCCGCGAAGATTTGTTTGAACGCTACCTCTAA
- a CDS encoding lipopolysaccharide assembly protein LapA domain-containing protein, producing MLQKIKLVLLLTILAALVVFALLNRAPTDLDFLFVKTSLSTTLLVFLTAACGFLAGSLTTGLWLHKRAKKKSEKEE from the coding sequence ATGCTTCAAAAAATCAAACTCGTCCTCCTGCTGACGATCTTGGCCGCGTTGGTCGTATTCGCCCTCCTAAATCGAGCTCCCACGGACCTCGATTTCCTGTTCGTGAAGACCTCCTTGTCGACCACGTTGTTGGTATTCCTGACAGCCGCCTGCGGATTCCTAGCCGGTTCTCTGACCACCGGCCTGTGGCTGCACAAAAGAGCCAAGAAGAAGAGTGAAAAAGAGGAGTGA
- a CDS encoding acyl-CoA thioesterase produces MLTEFILEFRVEYFETDGQQRVHHGNYLNYFERGRVEMLRAAGISYKELEATGLMLVVTEMNVKYMAAAEFDDLLRLTTRVVSAKGVRVRFEYTIHRDDDLIVTAESTIACIDRSGKPRRLPKELLNK; encoded by the coding sequence ATGTTGACTGAATTTATACTCGAATTCCGCGTCGAATACTTCGAAACCGACGGCCAGCAACGGGTCCACCACGGCAACTACCTGAACTACTTCGAACGCGGCCGCGTGGAGATGTTGAGGGCCGCGGGGATCAGTTACAAAGAGCTGGAAGCGACCGGACTGATGCTGGTGGTCACCGAGATGAACGTTAAATACATGGCGGCCGCCGAATTTGACGACCTGCTGCGGCTGACCACCCGTGTGGTCTCTGCCAAAGGCGTCCGCGTCCGTTTCGAATACACCATCCACCGCGACGACGACTTGATCGTCACCGCCGAATCGACGATCGCCTGCATCGACCGCAGCGGAAAGCCTCGCCGCTTGCCCAAAGAACTGCTCAACAAATAG
- a CDS encoding DUF1559 family PulG-like putative transporter: MSTNSPYSTVPGQQPAPPASNNTTKIVLIILGVLFLAFLLCGGVMVALLLPAVNAARQAALQMNTQNNVKQVGLAVHNYHDVYQQLPPLYATDANGNPVSSWRVSLLPFLEERALDEQWQAGQAWDSPANQSLLEQTPAAYRGLGESPTGPHDGQCHLFVIDDPSALLSGDEPRHFRDVLDGTSNTLFALYLPNRSVPWSAPQELSLDEAFAEVSAASPEAPVMALMLDGSVRRLTTPLSRETFEAMVTPAGGERVFDF; this comes from the coding sequence ATGTCGACTAATTCACCCTATAGCACAGTCCCCGGCCAGCAACCCGCTCCGCCGGCCTCCAACAACACGACCAAGATCGTGTTGATCATTCTGGGGGTGTTGTTTTTGGCGTTCTTGCTGTGCGGCGGCGTAATGGTGGCCCTGTTGCTGCCGGCGGTCAACGCGGCCCGCCAGGCGGCCCTGCAAATGAACACCCAAAACAACGTCAAGCAGGTGGGCTTGGCAGTACACAATTATCATGACGTGTACCAGCAACTGCCGCCCTTGTACGCTACCGATGCCAATGGTAACCCGGTTTCCAGCTGGCGGGTCAGTCTATTGCCGTTCCTGGAAGAAAGGGCGCTCGATGAACAATGGCAGGCGGGCCAGGCATGGGACAGCCCTGCGAACCAATCATTGCTGGAACAGACTCCGGCGGCGTACCGCGGTCTCGGCGAGTCACCCACCGGGCCTCACGACGGGCAGTGCCATCTGTTTGTCATCGACGACCCCAGTGCATTGCTCAGTGGTGACGAGCCGCGGCATTTCCGCGACGTGCTGGATGGAACCTCCAATACGTTGTTTGCCCTTTACTTGCCCAACCGCTCGGTGCCCTGGTCGGCGCCGCAGGAGTTGAGCCTCGACGAAGCCTTTGCAGAGGTCTCGGCGGCCAGTCCCGAGGCGCCCGTGATGGCGCTGATGTTAGACGGGTCGGTACGCCGGCTGACCACACCCCTATCAAGAGAAACCTTCGAGGCGATGGTGACCCCGGCCGGCGGGGAACGGGTGTTTGATTTTTGA
- a CDS encoding acetolactate synthase: MSIGEGSDTNLNTMRGRDFPAIRQFTVFMENRVGQLLEVVRRFEGTGIRVAALSINDSAECAFVRLVLSDCERGRELLERAGLAIIETDLLGVELPDGPQPLLRVCTALLAAEINIIQAYPLLSRPNGEPAVALMVDNIDLAMDTLNNKGFRMITEGDLKDDSIE; the protein is encoded by the coding sequence ATGAGCATTGGCGAGGGATCGGACACCAATTTAAACACCATGCGAGGCCGCGATTTCCCGGCGATTCGGCAGTTTACCGTATTCATGGAGAACCGCGTCGGCCAGCTATTAGAGGTGGTGCGACGATTTGAGGGAACCGGGATTCGGGTCGCCGCGTTATCGATCAACGATTCCGCCGAGTGCGCCTTCGTCCGGCTGGTGCTGAGCGACTGCGAGCGGGGCCGCGAGCTGCTCGAGCGCGCCGGGCTGGCGATCATCGAAACCGACCTGCTGGGCGTGGAATTGCCCGATGGCCCGCAACCGCTGCTGCGCGTCTGCACGGCGCTGTTGGCGGCCGAAATCAATATCATTCAAGCCTACCCCCTGCTGTCGCGTCCCAATGGCGAGCCCGCCGTGGCTCTGATGGTCGATAATATCGATCTGGCCATGGACACATTAAACAACAAGGGCTTTCGGATGATCACCGAGGGTGATTTGAAAGACGATTCGATCGAATAA
- a CDS encoding UDP-glucuronic acid decarboxylase family protein → MISRILVTGGAGFLGSHLCERLVDEGHDVICLDNFFTSQKSNVSHLLKRPNFELLRHDITLPIFLEVDQIYNLACPAAPGHYQFNPIKTMKTSVVGIINMLGIAKRCGARLLQASTSEVYGDPDVHPQPESYRGNVNPIGPRACYDEGKRAAETLCMDYVRSNNVDARLVRIFNTYGPRMHPYDGRVVSNFIRQAINNEPITIFGDGSQTRSFCYRDDLVEAIIRMMNVPQGFPGPVNIGNQGEFTIRELAELVLEQVGGDSKLIEKPLPMDDPTRRRPDISLAKEKLGWEPQTSLRDGLAQTIEWFRSIDLGDYRPPTPNFA, encoded by the coding sequence ATGATTTCTCGCATTCTTGTGACCGGCGGAGCCGGATTTTTAGGGTCCCACCTGTGTGAGCGACTGGTGGATGAAGGGCACGACGTGATTTGCCTGGATAACTTTTTTACCAGCCAGAAAAGCAACGTTTCGCACCTGCTGAAACGTCCCAACTTCGAATTGCTGCGGCACGACATCACGCTGCCGATCTTTTTGGAAGTCGACCAGATCTACAACCTGGCCTGCCCCGCCGCCCCAGGGCACTACCAATTCAATCCGATCAAAACCATGAAGACCTCCGTGGTCGGCATCATCAACATGCTGGGCATCGCCAAACGCTGCGGGGCCCGACTGTTGCAAGCTAGTACCAGCGAAGTCTACGGCGACCCCGACGTGCACCCACAGCCCGAATCGTACCGCGGGAATGTCAACCCGATCGGGCCGCGAGCCTGCTACGACGAAGGTAAACGAGCCGCGGAAACGCTCTGCATGGACTACGTCCGCAGCAATAACGTGGACGCTCGGCTGGTTCGCATCTTCAATACTTACGGCCCCCGTATGCATCCCTACGACGGCCGCGTGGTATCCAACTTTATTCGCCAAGCGATCAACAACGAACCGATTACGATCTTTGGCGATGGCTCGCAGACCCGTTCGTTCTGCTACCGCGATGATTTAGTCGAAGCGATCATCCGGATGATGAACGTCCCACAAGGTTTCCCCGGCCCGGTGAATATCGGCAACCAGGGCGAGTTTACGATCCGCGAGCTGGCCGAGTTGGTGCTGGAACAAGTCGGCGGCGACTCCAAGCTGATCGAAAAGCCGCTGCCGATGGACGATCCCACCCGGCGCCGCCCCGACATCAGCTTGGCCAAAGAAAAATTGGGCTGGGAACCGCAAACCTCGCTGCGAGACGGCTTGGCGCAAACGATCGAATGGTTCCGCTCGATCGATCTGGGCGACTACCGTCCGCCCACGCCGAACTTCGCGTAA